From Triticum aestivum cultivar Chinese Spring chromosome 7B, IWGSC CS RefSeq v2.1, whole genome shotgun sequence:
ttttgggcactcggaaaatgaaaaatggttttttcgtccaaagaaaatgaaaacttccttaggcaacattgtttgccattccaatatgcacccttgtgcacaatatgagatcatttaaacaaactatgccacgaatgtggttataagattgatcatttgtcttgaaagccatgaatcttcacgcatgatagctcatttctgagaacacttttttaaaataattgtcgtattacaagtttattatttttcctggaaacttggtcatatataatgacacaatgcgaaggttttccaattttttgattttttttgaattttttatgcccgtttcaaaatgtggtcaaaacgacgggaatgaccgttcctagctagtggttgaatcttataatttttttggtgtttctctgattaaatagatacttatgtacctagaaatgattttttgaaaaaataaagagcaaactatgaggtagctgcagttcagatttaacccgcttccagctgaatcagcggaaatttgtttttttcatcagaggtggatcaaaactttttacacccaatcatttgataaattatgcattaaatatgacctagtattttagaaaaatgatttggtgcaattttgcaatAATTGTTTGGTAGGTTATTCAAAAAAACAttatttggggcactcgaaaaatgattaaaaatagctagaaagatgaGAAATGCGTATAAAttggtccttatccataaaatgtggtctaactctgtgaaaatttgtgtggtacccttttgcaaaatatttttgatagctacttcacaaaatccctctaGTTTTTGTACTTGAAACTCTTTTAAATCACTAATTTTCCGAACCAATCAAAACCATTCCCACGGATTGATGACATGAcactcatccatccatccatccatctcaccACCCCAcatccatccgtccatccatccgtccatccaCCCCACCGCAGCACAAACCCTAGCTCACATCCCCTTCCCCCATCGCACCCTTCTCCCCCcatctgctcgccgccgccgccacctcccgatCCAATCTCACCCCGCCGCCACCTCCCGATCCAATCACTGCCCAATCCAACCAGACCCGATCCCCACGCGCATTCCCTCCGCTCCCCGCCCCGGAtccgaccgaccgaccgaccgcGCCGCGCGACCGCCGGGAGAGCATGGGGAGCGGGGGCAGGACGGATCTGGACGGCGGCGCCGTGGCGCCGCTGACCATCTGCGTGATCGGCACCGGCGGCTTCATCGGCTCGCACCTCTGCGAGAAGCTCATGGCCGAGACCCAGCAGACGGTCCTCGCCGTCGACGTCTACTGCGACAAGATCCGCCACCTCGTCGACCCGCCCCCGCCCCACCTCGCCGGCCGCATCTCCTTCCACCGCCTCAACATCAAGAACGACTCCCGCCTCGAGGGCCTCATCAAGATGGCCGATCTGGTACGCCGTTCCccctcccctctccttccttccgcgCTCCCTCTCGCCCTCTAATGGCGGGCGGATTGGTCCGCGAAAAATGGAACGATTTTCCTGGGATTTAGTTTCTTGATTCGGTTGCAAGTAGCGAGTTCGTCGCCTGAAAAGAAAACAGTTGGCGTTCCCTGAATTAATTTCTGGAAAAACCGCTGACGATTTTGTTTCTGCGTGTCGGTGGTTGGATCTGCTCCGTGAAGACGATAAACCTGGCGGCGATCTGCATGCCGGCGGACTACAACACGCGCCCGCTCGACACCATCTACAGCAACTTCATCGACGCGCTCCCTGTGGTACGTGCTCTCGCTCCACGTCTGTTTTCGATGGTGCTTTCGACGTTTCCAAGAACTGAATGTCTGAGCGTCACGCATCTGTCGGTGTTGCGTGCGTGCGCAGGTCAAGTACTGGATCCGGAAGTCGTTTGCCCTGTACGTCCAAGTCGGGGCATGCGATAAAAGAGGTCTTGTCTTGGGCAATTATATCCAGTCTTATTTTGTGCTAATCTGATCTGTTGACCTGACGCGAGATGCCCCACATACTGTTAGAGAAATGGTGGTTTTTTACTCGGATGATGTGGCAATGGAAACAGTTAATGTCAACAGATCCCGATCTGTTTGTGCGCCTTCCCTTTGTTTATTTAGATTCAAGTAGATTTCTGTTGTACATCACATGCACCAGTTGAAAGCCGTGTCTTTGCTCATGATTAGGTAGATCTTTTGATGTTGTAGTGTGGGTTTTAGTCCTCATGAAGTTGTTTCTGTTAATGATGCACGTTGACTCAGCTTATCCACCTGGATCAAACTTAATTGTAGTTTAGCGTGCCTCCCATGTTTTTATATCCCGTTTGAGTATTTTCAAGTGGCTCAACCGCTTCCGTCAGCTTGCAATATTACTCTGTTTATTAATTATGTTGCTAGTAGGGATTATCAGTAAATTTCTAAAATGAGTTTGTGACAGCTATTCTTACAGATTAGGGCTAACCAAGTTGTAGAGATAGCTATGGTTCTTTATCATGTTTCTTATAGTTACAAGTTAATGTAAATGTTCATTAATTACCCCTCTTTCATCCCACTCTGCCCCAAACAATTGTGTGCACCCTTGTTATTATATATCTATATGAGATAGTACGTTTTACCTGATTTACTTGTTATTTCCTGGCTGTATGTTAGTTTATACACCGATTCATAATTACATCAAGTTTGCTAACTTATACTTTGGTTTGATTGTTGTTGCAGGTCAGACTTGGAGAACAGCAAGCGTCTGATCCACTTCTCCACGTGCGAGGTCTACGGCAAGACCATCGGCAGCTTCCTCCCCAAGGACCACCCCCTCCGCAAGGTGATGAACTGAACATGACATCCCCATTCCCTTTGTTTGCTAAGTGCCCACACTATCTGTCTGCACTGCACTTGCTGTATGCGTCTGTGTGTGTCACTCCCCAAGTGACATCAGTGGATAATGCTTAGTGTAGCTGTATCAGACTCACTATGAGATGTCCACTCTTGTTTTGTTAACAAACATGAATTGTTAAGTCATCTATTCATGGCTGTTGCTTTTGTTCGGTATATATGTGTGCTTTCTGATTTGTATGCGTAGGTGGTTATAGGTTGCTGTGATGAATATAAATATTAACAAGTGCTCATGCATGCCGGTATACTAGAGCTAGTTGTATGTGCTCATTACCTTCCTATTGTCACTTTGTTAGcatcaatccaatccaatccaGCCCAATGAATCTAAGCTGCTCATTTAGTTCTCGCCATTGGTGGTAGCCAACAACTAACCGATCTTAGCTGCTGCCGGCTGTTTGGCATCCTATGTATTTTTTGCTGCTAGTCTCAGAAATAATGCATGAATGGCATGAAAACTGCTTCATGCTATCTCTCGGGCAAAGTAGATGCTAGTTTGATTACTATCTGTACATCATCAGGTCTACTTGATGCAAGTCTCTATTTTTTGTTTGTCTCTCTTTGACATATTGCTTTTTCTTTTTGAATGTGCAGGTTATTTGCATCTTGATTAGGAGATGATGGTGATCATCTTTTGTTGCGGGAACCTGTTAGATAAAGTTTATGTGATTTGAACCTGCAAGATACAGTTTTGTATAATGTTGTGTGAGATAAAAGTTGTGAACATAGGAGATAAGTTATTGATATGTGTTGGCCTGTCTAATGTTATGCGAGATAAAGTTGTGTGAGAAAGTTTTCTATACTTGTGTTATTACTGTGGGAAAGAAGTACTGTTACTATACTGATTTGAGAGTATTGGCTGTAAATAAAAGAGGGCTTGGCCCACTATTGGATTGTAAAACGGCCATATCCAGAATTTATATTGCACTCAATACCTGGGCtctaaaaaggccatggcccaagcTATGTTGGACTTGTTTATAAAAAGAGCAATATAAATTCCAGATTCTAAAAAGGTTGAGGCCCAAAAAAAATGGATTGTAAAAGACTGCATCTCAGAAAAAAAAAGTCCTAATTGGTGGGCTAGGCCTATTTAGCTAATCAAAGCACAGGGAAAAAATaaattaaatgggctgaattaatgggctcggcccatgtaaaacgccAAATGGAccaggctgaatcttgtgccacatcagcttgccacgctggatgtcTACGTGGACtagggaggctgctagtgaccaaaacgccacaataggaatattttggtcataaacgtccacgaccttctcacagagatggtcgctatagtcagtttacgaccctcagcttttgaccttctgttttttgtcacaaaaaggtcacaaatgaaaaactatgacctttcagtgaccaatagtgaaggtcacaagatagcatatttcttgtagtgtactcTTTCGCATGACGGGGCGCCTTCACCGCCGCCTCCTTGTTTGCCTCGCGCTTCGACAACTTGATGGCGAGTCGGAGCGCCTTGGCATTCTTGCGGTGGAGGCGCCACGCTTCCGCCTCCGCCGACGTGAGAGGGCGGAGGAGGACCGCAAGGAAAGCTACCTCGGGACCGATTGGCGCGCTCGCGCGCGGACATCGAGTCAGACGCCGCTGCCCTCTCCCTCGCCTGCTGTCGCTCACACCGGGCTGCTCGTTCCTCGGACTCGGGGGGTCCAAGTGCGCGTCAGCCCCGGAACGGGCACGAGGACCCGGCGGTGGCCGAGTACCACCTCCGGGACatagggtggtggtggtgggcggcGTACTTGCAGGAGCAGAGCGGAGTGGCCGGAGCTGCGCGCCGGGAGGGAAGGCCCGACAACGTCGTCGGCGCTGCATCGACGAGCGTCAGCCGCTAACGAAGTTGATCCACCGCTGCTGAATCCGCCTTGCTCGACCATCGAATGCCTCAACGCGATGCGGAAGGCGGCCTCCTCCACATCGTCGGGCTCCGTTTCACGCAATAGACTAGCCCAAACGTCATTGGAGCCGGAGTCCCCACCAGAGGCAGTGCTGCTTCGGTCGCCGGCCATCGGATGCGTTCGGAGGGGATCGAAAGTGAAGTGGACGGAGACGGGAGTAAAGTGAAGTTCGGATTGACTGCAGTCTAGGGTTTTCCGGATGGGGATATTTGTGGGCCAGGCATGGGTTAGACTGGGCCAAGCTGACGTGGCGGACACGTCTAGGTCGCCTGATATCCGCCTCATATTTGGACTGAATATGAAAGGAACCGGTCAGTCCggacgtttgaggcccgtttgaggcgccTGAGAGGGTCAATTTTTTCGTGATCGGGTCAGTGACCTGTCAGTCCACTCGCGCGTGTGAGACGAGTTTCCcaggctgtagatgctcttaggtgtGTTCCTGATCTCCCATGGATCCACATCAAATGACCCACACAAACATGATCAGACAGAGAAGTTGTAGGTGCTTTCGTGGGCGTCGGTGTGCGTTACGGGCGTTGGTATAACCGTGCACGGCCGCACCGATGCTCGACTCGCTTTGTTCTTTTGCCTCGGCTTGCGGATTTGGTTTGGCCGTAGATTTCACATACAATCTGGGATATATCCAGACAAGCAAATTTGGAGTTCCTAAGATGACAAGCTTGCTAGGATTAGTTATAGTACCAGTAATGGTCAGTTCAATTATGTGCGTACCAGCGCCTATCTTgtagtgtagtagtagtagtacaatatAAGTACGTACGAACAGATTCATTGATCGTTAGTATTATATAGTGaaaaaaaggatggatcgttaagagtTTCGCACGGCAGTAAGTAGGTACGCAGCCAGGCTGTGTGCTGGGGGCACGGGCAGTCGGGCACCAAACAGAGCTGCAGTAGGCGCTCAGCTATTGATACCGCGCAGCGCAAATCAGTGCACATGCATGCGACCAGGCAGGCTTGTTGCGTCTTGAGTTTGTCCCAAATGCATCACTCATAAACTCAGCACATCATTATTGCAAGATATTCGGTCGATTCCCATGTTGATTATTGTACTACTCCCAGGGAGTATGTCGTAGTATCAGTTATCGTGCATGCATGAGGAGGATTACACTATATTATTTGTTACAGTAGTATTCTGCTCTGCTCTCGTGGATCCTACATTCCTACTCCGAGCAGCATGTTTCACGAGGGACGTGTGACCAAAATTCCGTGTCTGAGAAAGAAGCAACTATATATCACGCACATAACTAATTCAACCGATCCACCACATGATGACCCAGTGACTGATGTGGTTCTTTCAGCTCCAACCTGAGAATGAGATGAAGATTCCTGACGTGAAATTACTAGTAGCTAGGCCTGTCATTTCACCATCCATGTATATGATGTGGAGAGACAATACATCACGCAGGCAGAGCCAAAAAGTTAGTTGACTGACAAAATGACAACTGTATGGCCAACGACTGCTCACACACAAAAATGGAAAAGGGGAAACGGAATGCACACAATCACATATTTAGATCCGTCTGAAACAAAAGATTTCCCTTCTTCATTTCTTGTGGGAACTGAACTGTTTTTGAGAAAGAAGACCAAATTTCGGTGAAAATTCTCGCGTTCCAAACAGCTTTTGCAGACAACACACACGCTATAcatatttatatattttttttacATTTCATTTGGTTTTCTCATACGTAATATCCGGGCTGCGCACACAAATTCAAATATAGTACTCACCTAGCTAGCAAACAATCAGTTAGGTAGGCGTGCACGCGCGCACGAGGAGTTAACTGACAGGCAATCACACAATAGCTAGCCAGTAGCTTCGCAAAAGATAAATGAAATCAATACAACTAATCTCTTGCTTGATCAAGCTGCACTGCATCCGGCTGGGAATTGACAGCACTTGACGCGAATCATGGCAGCAAGGGACGACAACTAATCATAATCATATGTACCAGTTGAGTTCGGTTCATCCTTCTTCCTCCTTGATCTCGTCGCTGCcgctgaaggaggaggaggagcggttgGTGCTGGCGGTGGTCGGGGAGGACGGCGAGGCGGTGTCGCTGAGCGCGACGAGCAGGTCGACGAAGGCGCCGACGATGAGGCCGTGGGTGCTCTTGCCGTTGGCCCTGAGGTACCACCCCAGCATCTTCTCCATCCAGCACCAGTCCTTCACGCCATGGCTCATTACCATCTCCTCCATGGACGCCCGGAAGTCGCGGTACGGGTTCGACGAGTCCATGGTCATCGCTGTCGCTCCCTCGAACGGCGCCGTCTTGTCCACCTTCCCGCTGATGCAGcaggtggtagcggtggtagtgtCGATGTGCTTCACCTTCAGCTTGGCCTCGTCGAgtatggaggaggaggtggccggcgttgCGTGGGGCTCGAAGAAGAGGCGGCCGGAGCGCAGGGCGCGGATGACCGTCTCTCGCTCGTTGGCCTCAACGAGCCCGGAGGCGGCCTCGGACGCCGTGGAGAGGCTGTCGTCGAGCGAGGCGAAGGAGTTGGAGAAGCACGAGTCGGCGCCAGAGTCGGGCAAGTAGGCGGAGTTCATGGTCTTGTACGCCGTCTGGTGCTGCTCTTGGTGCTGCTGCTGCCTGAAGGAGAGGGTCCTTGGTTGCTTGCAGGACGGCCATTGCCACGAGGTGGCAGACATGGAGGAAGACGAGGCCACGGAGGAAGGTGCAGCGCCACTGGCACTGGCAGCACTGTCCACCTGCTTGCTGCTGAAGATGAGAGACGTGAGGCCAAGCTTCTTCACCATGGCTGGTTTTAGTCTGATCTCAAGGAGAAGAAATCAAACAGGACGATGCACAAGAGGCAGAGGCTGTGGCTATGGTGCTCCGCCTCCCACTGGGTGTGGGCAGGGCTACTACAGCTCTACTCAATTAGAGAGAGTGAGGAAGGCGGTGTGTGTATGTGGGCTTTTGCTCAGAGGAGGGTTGCATAGCACATATTGGCATATAATTAACGAAGCTAGCAGCATATCAGTACAGGACAGGAGCAATCAAAAgagcaatcagctagagtagctAGGTTGCCTGGTGAGCAGAGAGACTAGTTGTTCATGATGTATTTTTCAGGAGGGGAGAAAGGAAGGAAGATGCCATGGATGGTGTGGTGGAGTGCAATTTGTGAAGATATATAGTAATGCTTCTGGCTAATCAGTCACTTGGGGTGGTGTGCTGCTAAACCTCTTTTGTTTACTTGGCCATCCACGTGGAGCCTTGCTCTTCTACAAGGCTACAAGACACATGCATGATCAGGAGTGGCTAGCTAGCAGCTGAAGAGACCGTTTAATTGGTATTGGTAGGTGCTACCTTGTTGCAATTTAATCTAATATAGGTATATGCGCCGTCCATCCAATTTGCCCAGAGCAGAGATAAATGTAATGATCGATATGATCTTCACATGCGGCAAGCATTAGATTATTGGGAGCCGGTGGTGTGGCGTGGTGTGGTTTAATCTGCAGGCTGAGCAGAAGCAAATTAGTTGATCAGTTTCACAACAACATACGTATAGGAGGATATATAATAGTAAATGCCGCAAGTGCGCAGATACCTGTTGTAATCAAATGGTGCAATAAGGTCACAGGATCTCTAGATAATTAGGTGCAGACAAGGGAGAAGCGTCCTCAAATTGTTTTAACTAGTGCGCCTAGCTAGCTCTCCATCCATCTGTCATGTCTCGGGATGGGCCTCATCTCCCTGCAAAGTAACCTTAATCTTTCACAGATGAGACCTTGGCCTTGTTCCTTGGTGGTAGCCTGCTAGTGCCGTGCTACAGATTCTCATTCTCCTGGGTAGCTGCAATGCTGCAACCGCCATTGAAAACCGTGTTGATGAATGAATCCCAACAAGTCACCTTTTTTTATGGTTACGGAACACATATCATCGCATTAACAAAGTAATAAATTAGTCATTCTGTAATAAACAAGGGCTGTAGAATTGAAAATTTACACTGCGCCCTCGACGTAGAGGCGTCTTCGCAGCAAACAAGAGGGAAAATTCCACACTTTGCAGTAGTTTCAGTTTTGTTCCCCACAGTTCCTATGCAGGCTAGCTGCAGCTTTAGCACCAAATATAGTACTGCCAATCAAAGGGTTGCACAGTACTCTTGCCCAGTTTACAGCTAATCAGACCCAATGATGGAGCATAAGTGAGTACGTACTGGCAGGATCACAAGAATGAACAGCAAATTTCTGTATGCACCTGTCTCAAAATAATCTATTTACGTAGCAGAAATGTTCTCAACTCCTGAAGCTTATAACCATACTGAAAAAAGTTAAGGCGTGCAGATCAAGACAGAAATGTTAGCTAAGAAATGAATGAATGGTGCTGACCGGTTGATGCAAATATTCTCTGTGTTGCCATTCCATCTCCTCTGAACCTTGTTCTAAGCATGTACTAGTAGTTGCATAATTCTTCAGCATTTATGCAAGTCTGGCTAAACATGAGACCGGATTTATTGCACTCACCTCGATGGCGTCTTCCCTTTTCTCGCTTTCTTTCCTTCAGTTGCCCATTCAACGCCTCCACATCTTCTGGCATGATATCAAGGCTCCTACGAAAAAGGCAGGAAACCTGTGACGCATTTATTGAGTCTGTCTTGCAATTTGGTGGTGCATCCAGAGCAGCAATCTTTCAGGAATTTGGGTTGGGGAAATCACATTTGGTTTCCAGTTTTCTCTAATGATTCTGGTACATGCAACATAAGATGATCAGGGAAGCAACATGTTCTTTAACAACACCCAATCAAACATTGTTGGTCCAAAAAGTTCTTGATCGTTGCCTGGTCCTTACGGCCTCAACCAAATACTACTATGCTCTGTTTGGATGTAGACATTGAAGGCTTGACATTGAATTGGCTCCAATGCCAAATATCCAAGACATTGATATTGAGCTTCAATGCCAATTTCAGTGTTTGGATGCTCATATATTTGGCTCATGGAATCCAAACGAAAACACAATTCCAAATCTTGTTTGGATGGTCAAGCGTTGAATTGCACATGCATATAAGTATGAacctttatactccctccgttccaaaatagatgactcaactttgtactaattttagtgaaacggagggagtacttgacatCTTTGAACAGAAAAAAGGGAAGCATGTTCGTGAGGGATCAAAGATGAATACAGCTATTGGTCGTGCTTGCAACAACTCAGTTTCGTGC
This genomic window contains:
- the LOC123157985 gene encoding UDP-D-apiose/UDP-D-xylose synthase isoform X2, with the protein product MGSGGRTDLDGGAVAPLTICVIGTGGFIGSHLCEKLMAETQQTVLAVDVYCDKIRHLVDPPPPHLAGRISFHRLNIKNDSRLEGLIKMADLTINLAAICMPADYNTRPLDTIYSNFIDALPVVKYWIRKSFALYVQVGACDKRGLVLGNYIQSYFVLI
- the LOC123157985 gene encoding UDP-D-apiose/UDP-D-xylose synthase isoform X1; protein product: MGSGGRTDLDGGAVAPLTICVIGTGGFIGSHLCEKLMAETQQTVLAVDVYCDKIRHLVDPPPPHLAGRISFHRLNIKNDSRLEGLIKMADLTINLAAICMPADYNTRPLDTIYSNFIDALPVVRLGEQQASDPLLHVRGLRQDHRQLPPQGPPPPQGYLHLD
- the LOC123162758 gene encoding transcription repressor OFP13, with amino-acid sequence MVKKLGLTSLIFSSKQVDSAASASGAAPSSVASSSSMSATSWQWPSCKQPRTLSFRQQQHQEQHQTAYKTMNSAYLPDSGADSCFSNSFASLDDSLSTASEAASGLVEANERETVIRALRSGRLFFEPHATPATSSSILDEAKLKVKHIDTTTATTCCISGKVDKTAPFEGATAMTMDSSNPYRDFRASMEEMVMSHGVKDWCWMEKMLGWYLRANGKSTHGLIVGAFVDLLVALSDTASPSSPTTASTNRSSSSFSGSDEIKEEEG